Proteins from a single region of Lepus europaeus isolate LE1 chromosome 4, mLepTim1.pri, whole genome shotgun sequence:
- the LOC133758880 gene encoding olfactory receptor 2T11 produces the protein MLVRNSTSSSDFVLLGLLVSSEATGVLFTVIFAIFVVAVMANVFMIVLIQADSRLHTPMYFLLSQLSVMDTLFICTTVPKLLVDMVSEEKTISFVACGIQIFLYVTMIGSEFFLLGLMAYDRYVAVCNPLRYSVLMNRKVCLLLAAGAWLGGSLDGFLLTTITMNVPYCGSHTIDHFFCEIPAVLRLACADTSLYEPLMYICCVLMLLIPISIISTSYSLILVTVHRMRSAEGRKKAFTTCSSHLTVVSIFYGAAFYTYVLPQSFHTPEQDKVVSAFYTIITPMLNPLIYSLRNRDVMGAFKRMLTRCSSAQKVATSDT, from the coding sequence ATGCTGGTGAGAAACAGCACCTCATCCTCTGACTTTGTGCTCCTGGGCCTTCTGGTGAGCAGCGAGGCCACAGGGGTGCTATTTACAGTCATCTTTGCAATCTTCGTGGTGGCTGTCATGGCAAATGTGTTCATGATAGTCCTGATCCAAGCCGACTCTCGCCTCCACACGCCCATGTACTTCCTGCTCAGCCAGCTGTCCGTCATGGACACCCTCTTCATCTGCACCACAGTACCCAAGCTCCTGGTGGACATGGTTTCCGAGGAGAAGACCATTTCCTTTGTGGCCTGTGGCATTCAGATCTTCCTCTACGTGACCATGATCGGCTCAGAGTTCTTCCTCTTGGGCCTCATGGCCTATGACCGCTACGTGGCCGTGTGTAACCCCCTCAGGTACTCCGTTCTCATGAACCGCAAGGTGTGTCTtctgctggctgctggggcctggctgggcgGCTCCCTGGATGGCTTTCtgctcaccaccatcaccatgaaTGTTCCATACTGCGGCTCCCACACCATCGACCACTTCTTCTGTGAGATCCCGGCCGTTCTTAGGCTGGCCTGTGCAGACACATCCCTGTACGAACCCCTGATGTACATCTGCTGCGTTCTCATGCTGCTCATCCCCATCTCTATCAtctccacctcctactccctcatCCTGGTCACCGTCCACCGCATGCGCTCTGCAGAGGGCCGCAAAAAGGCTTTTACCACCTGCTCTTCCCACTTGACCGTGGTCAGCATTTTCTATGGGGCTGCCTTCTACACCTACGTGCTGCCCCAGTCCTTCCACACCCCTGAGCAGGACAAGGTGGTGTCAGCCTTCTACACCATCATCACACCCATGCTGAACCCCCTCATCTACAGCCTCAGGAACAGGGATGTGATGGGGGCATTTAAAAGGATGCTGACACGTTGCTCATCTGCTCAGAAAGTAGCGACAAGTGACACCTAG
- the LOC133758638 gene encoding olfactory receptor 14I1 — MDNLTEVAEFLLMSFSEVWALQILHAGLFLLLYLAALVGNLLIVTVITLDHYLHTPMYFFLKNLSFLDLCYISVTVPKSVHSSLTHSSSISYLGCMAQVYFFFAFASAELAFLTVMSYDRYLAICRPLQYGAVMTAGKCCQMAVTAWLSCFSYAAVHTGNMFQEPISRSNSIHQFFCDIPHVLALVSCEVFFAEFVALALSSCLVMGCFVLMITSYFQIFSTVLRIPSGEGRAKAFSTCSPQLAVTVLFLSTGLFAALGPVAKSSPFQDLGIALAYTVLPPVLNPIIYSLRNKEIKTAMWRQFRKIQPLPK, encoded by the coding sequence ATGGACAATCTCACGGAGGTGGCAGAATTCCTGCTCATGAGCTTTTCTGAAGTCTGGGCCCTGCAGATTCTGCACGCGGGGCTGTTTCTGCTGCTTTATCTGGCAGCGCTGGTGGGGAACCTACTCATTGTGACGGTCATCACGCTGGATCACTATCTGCACacgcccatgtacttcttcctgaaGAACCTCTCCTTTCTGGATTTGTGCTACATCTCAGTCACCGTGCCCAAGTCTGTCCACAGCTCCCTGACGCACAGCAGCTCCATCTCTTATCTCGGCTGCATGGCtcaagtctattttttctttgcctttgcctctgctgAGCTGGCCTTTCTCACTGTCATGTCCTATGACCGTTATCTTGCCATATGCCGCCCCCTCCAGTATGGAGCTGTGATGACGGCAGGGAAATGCTGCCAGATGGCAGTGACTGCCTGGCTCAGCTGCTTTTCCTATGCAGCAGTGCACACTGGAAACATGTTTCAGGAGCCTATTTCCAGATCCAACAGCATCCACCAGTTCTTCTGTGACATCCCCCACGTGCTGGCCCTGGTGTCCTGTGAGGTTTTCTTCGCAGAGTTTGTTGCGCTAGCTCTCAGCTCGTGCTTGGTGATGGGCTGCTTTGTTCTCATGATCACCTCTTACTTCCAGATCTTCTCCACGGTGCTCAGAATCCCTTCAGGAGAGGGTCGAGCAAAAGCCTTCTCCACTTGCTCCCCACAGCTGGCTGTCACCGTGCTCTTCCTCAGCACCGGGCTCTTTGCTGCCTTAGGGCCAGTTGCCAAATCGTCAccctttcaagacctgggaattGCTCTGGCATACACAGTTCTGCCTCCTGTCCTGAATCCCATCATATACAGTCTCAGAAATAAGGAGATAAAAACAGCAATGTGGCGGCAATTTCGGAAGATACAACCTCTGCCAAAGTAG
- the LOC133758639 gene encoding olfactory receptor 14C36, whose product MANSTVVTVFLLEGFADTREIQILLTMLFLLTYLGTLLGNLLIVTVTTVDRSLHTPMYFFLRNLSILDMCYISVTVPNACVNSLTDNRAISVAGCATQIFSVIYCAYVEVLFLTTMAWDRYVAICQPLHYSTTVNDRFCVQMTLASLLSGLIYAGVHTGYTFQLPFCESHVVRQFFCDIPSLLSLSCSDTSSSELLLLLSVVLVVGGCFIFITMSYVRIFSTVLKFPAREQGKAFSTCVPHILVVFVFLSSGACVYLRPSVTSKMVQDTILSVFYTVVPPFLNPVIYSLRNQQIKGAIRKRILRKFYFRKL is encoded by the coding sequence ATGGCCAATTCCACTGTGGTGACTGTGTTTCTCCTTGAGGGCTTTGCTGACACACGGGAGATTCAGATCCTGCTCACCATGTTATTCCTACTGACATACTTGGGCACCCTGCTGGGGAACCTGCTCATTGTCACCGTCACCACTGTGGACCGGAGCCTTCAcacccccatgtacttcttcctcaggAACCTCTCCATCTTGGACATGTGCTACATTTCTGTCACTGTCCCCAATGCCTGTGTCAACTCCCTCACTGACAACAGAGCCATTTCAGTGGCTGGGTGTGCAACTCAGATATTCTCGGTCATCTACTGTGCATATGTGGAGGTGCTGTTTCTCACCACCATGGCCTGGgaccgctatgtggccatctgccAGCCTCTCCACTACTCCACTACTGTGAATGACCGATTCTGTGTACAGATGACCCTGGCTTCCCTACTCAGTGGCCTCATCTATGCAGGCGTGCACACTGGCTACACGTTCCAGCTGCCCTTCTGTGAATCCCACGTGGTCCGTCAGTTCTTCTGTGACATCCCCTCTCTGCTCAGCCTCTCCTGCTCTGACACCTCCAGCAGTGAGCTCTTACTCCTGCTCTCTGTTGTGCTGGTTGTTGGTGGCTGCTTCATCTTCATCACCATGTCATATGTTCGTATATTCTCCACCGTGCTCAAGTTTCCAGCCCGAGAGCAAGGAAAGGCCTTTTCCACCTGTGTCCCACACATCCTTGTGGTGTTTGTCTTCCTGAGCTCTGGCGCCTGTGTGTATCTGAGGCCCTCTGTGACCTCTAAAATGGTTCAGGACACAATTCTTTCTGTATTCTACACTGTTGTTCCTCCATTCTTGAATCCTGTCATCTACAGTCTTAGAAACCAACAGATAAAGGGAGCTATAAGGAAAAGAATACTACGgaagttttattttagaaaattataa